ATCAGCACAACGTCCAGATCTTCGCCGTTCAGGCCGATGGCATCCATGGCACCCTTCATGCGGGCCACATGGCCGTGATGGTCTGCACCCCAGACATCGATGGCCTTGGCAAAGCCGCGGGTAGCCAGCTTGTTGTAGTGGTAGGCGATATCGGCGGCAAAGTAGGTGGGGATGCCGTTGGCACGGACCAGCACTTCGTCCTTGGCTTCCTCCTCGGTGCCGTCCTCGGTCTTTTTCTTGTTCACCGTGCCGTACTTGGCAGCGTACTGGGCGCTGCGGTACATGATGGCACCGTCCTCCGCCTTATAGCATGCGCCCAGCTCCAGCAGCTTATCCACCACGGCCTTCACCGCGCCGGACTCGTGCAGGGTGCTCTCATGGAACCACACATCGTAGTCGATGCGGTACTTGCCCAGATCGCGCTTGAGGGCAGCAATGTTCTTGGGCAGAGCGTAGGTCACCAGTGCGTCCTTCAGGGCGGCAAAAGCCTCGCTCTTGAACAAAGTCTCCTCGTCCATCCCCTTGCAAGCGGCAACGTACTTGTCGCCGTTCAGCTCGGCAAACTCACCGGCCAGCACCTTGATGTCGCCGCCCTGATAGCACTCGGCGGGCAGCGGATAGGCTTCCTCGCCGCAGTACTTCTGCAGGTAGCGCACGGCAAGGCTCTTGCCGAACTTCTGGATCTGGTTGCCGGCATCGTTGATATAGAACTCACGGGTCACATCATAGCCGGACCAGTCCAGCACAGCGGACAGACAGTCGCCCAGAGCGCCGCCGCGGGCGTTGCCCATGTGCATGGGGCCGGTGGGGTTGGCGGAAACGAATTCCACATTGTACTTGGCGCCCTTGCCGTGATCGGTGCGGCCATACTCCTTGTTGGAGCAGGCACCCAGCACCACACTGGCCCAGAAGGACGGAGCCAAAAACAGGTTGATGAAGCCGGGGCCAGCCACTTCCACCTTGGCAAACACACTGTTCTCG
Above is a genomic segment from Faecalibacterium taiwanense containing:
- the argS gene encoding arginine--tRNA ligase, with protein sequence MTEFEKIYQNYNPRQAALDEARALLTAAAKAAMADGALPEAELPAFIVEIPADTKNGDIASNIAMAGARSWRKAPKMIADALLAHLPSIENSVFAKVEVAGPGFINLFLAPSFWASVVLGACSNKEYGRTDHGKGAKYNVEFVSANPTGPMHMGNARGGALGDCLSAVLDWSGYDVTREFYINDAGNQIQKFGKSLAVRYLQKYCGEEAYPLPAECYQGGDIKVLAGEFAELNGDKYVAACKGMDEETLFKSEAFAALKDALVTYALPKNIAALKRDLGKYRIDYDVWFHESTLHESGAVKAVVDKLLELGACYKAEDGAIMYRSAQYAAKYGTVNKKKTEDGTEEEAKDEVLVRANGIPTYFAADIAYHYNKLATRGFAKAIDVWGADHHGHVARMKGAMDAIGLNGEDLDVVLMQMVNLMRDGQPVRMSKRTGNAITLTDLLEEVPIDSARFLFNMHDAGSGIDFDLDQAVKTDNDNPVYYVQYAHARICSILKKMESEGVQFAGAEKVDATLLTEPSEMDLIRMLAAFPQEIVMAAEKYDPSRINRFVIDLASAFHRFYGSCRIQGADPAVQQARLALCIGVKNAIFNVLTMFKINVPEKM